The proteins below come from a single Drosophila suzukii chromosome X, CBGP_Dsuzu_IsoJpt1.0, whole genome shotgun sequence genomic window:
- the Cpr11B gene encoding cuticle protein 2, which yields MLRLQFLTIALVLLGFSSAVLAGRLSQRYLPTPQASQLHYHGVSGQGHARPGAGAPFAGGSGFQRQQQQPQIPIVRSDYQSDANGNYNFGFDTGNGIHRDETGEFRGGWPHGSLGVQGSYSYTGDDGKQYTVNYKADKNGFQAEGAHLPVSPSVPAVPAGRSSYGAGGYRGSASSHVAAPAPATRYLPPGYRQRRHY from the exons ATGTTGCGACTCCAGTTCTTGACCATTGCCCTTGTGCTCTTGGGCTTTTCCTCGGCCGTTCTGGCCGGTCGTCTTAGCCAGCGGTACTTGCCCACTCCGCAGGCCAGCCAGTTGCACTACCACGGCGTCAGTGGCCAAGGACACGCTCGTCCTGGCGCAGGAGCCCCCTTCGCCGGCGGCTCTGGTTTCCagcgccagcagcagcagccccAGATCCCCATCGTGAGGAGCGACTACCAGAGCGATGCCAATGGCAACTACAACTTTGG CTTTGACACTGGCAATGGAATCCATCGCGATGAGACCGGTGAGTTCCGCGGAGGCTGGCCCCACGGATCGCTGGGTGTCCAGGGATCCTACTCATATACCGGCGATGATGGCAAGCAGTACACGGTGAACTACAAGGCGGATAAGAATGGATTCCAGGCCGAGGGAGCCCATCTGCCCGTTTCTCCATCGGTTCCCGCTGTCCCAGCTGG ACGCAGTTCTTATGGGGCTGGTGGCTACCGTGGATCGGCTTCGTCGCATGTTGCTGCTCCTGCCCCGGCTACCCGATATCTGCCCCCAGGATATCGCCAGCGTAGACACTACTAA